Proteins found in one Pyxidicoccus trucidator genomic segment:
- a CDS encoding UPF0489 family protein: protein MDTEDDALRHLRLAGVIRLGLGGGRGPRDAYIFDPHRLALPSWAFALGESGPPALLVSLDRHLDVVVPRRPEAVPDRSAGLRALDEHARWSLDVRNYDHILAAMEAGLVGDALLVARTRPRGSFAGDTYVDTRGRAHRLVTVSTVDRAAEAWNHPAPGDAVRDVLEAASQVLLDVDLDCFTSLSDADPTTVLPWPKSIVREFLLPEGSEPFWDAVLGKAVALTLAREPHHCGGLLASGELFRDVAEVLFRELLRVEPP, encoded by the coding sequence ATGGATACGGAAGACGACGCCCTGCGCCACCTCCGGCTGGCCGGGGTCATCCGGCTGGGGCTGGGCGGTGGACGGGGTCCGCGGGACGCGTACATCTTCGACCCTCACCGGCTCGCCCTGCCCTCCTGGGCCTTCGCGCTGGGGGAGTCCGGCCCCCCCGCCCTGCTGGTGTCGCTGGACCGGCACCTGGACGTGGTGGTGCCTCGCAGGCCCGAGGCGGTGCCGGACCGCTCGGCGGGGCTGCGCGCGCTGGACGAGCACGCGCGCTGGTCCCTGGACGTGCGCAACTACGACCACATCCTCGCGGCCATGGAGGCGGGGCTGGTGGGGGACGCGCTGCTGGTGGCCCGGACGCGGCCGCGAGGCTCGTTCGCCGGGGACACGTACGTGGACACGCGGGGCCGCGCGCACCGGCTGGTGACGGTGTCCACGGTGGACCGGGCCGCCGAGGCGTGGAACCACCCCGCTCCGGGTGACGCGGTGCGGGACGTGCTGGAGGCCGCGTCCCAGGTGCTGCTGGACGTGGACCTGGACTGCTTCACGTCGCTGAGCGACGCGGACCCGACGACGGTGCTACCGTGGCCGAAGAGCATCGTCCGCGAGTTCCTCCTGCCGGAGGGCTCGGAGCCCTTCTGGGACGCGGTGCTCGGCAAGGCGGTGGCGCTGACGCTGGCGCGCGAGCCGCACCACTGCGGCGGGCTTCTTGCCTCGGGGGAGCTGTTCCGCGACGTGGCGGAGGTGCTGTTCCGCGAGCTGCTGCGCGTCGAGCCGCCGTGA
- a CDS encoding S9 family peptidase — MRQVLTAALFFASTPVFAQELKPPPMSQTQRKSDPFLRQFSETRRFMSGRPTGVRIAPDEKSVFFLRTSPTSNVQMLYAFDVESGQAKELLTPEAILKGAEETLTPEEKARRERMRVSARGFTGYQFSEDGTRLLVPLSGRLYVVERASGKVTELKTGPGTLDPKFSPDGKQVGYVREHDVYRIDIATNKEVRVTQGGTAAKTHGLAEFVAQEEMSRFSGYWWGPDAKAFAYTESDTSGVEKLTIVDVMHPEKGGEDFAYPRPGKANAKVRLGVIPAAGGKTTWVSWDAEKYPYLATVAWPKAGPLSILVQNRTQTEQKLLAVDPKNGKTRELLTEKDDAWLNLEQDFPLWLEDGSGFLWYTERNGGPEVELRKADGSLERSLVKPDAGYRMLARFVQKDRTLYFNGGPTPPESYLWRVKDGGAPEKVSSGATGPGVEGGSVSKNGGLVVLNASGPKSMTKISVLRGDGTRVGELPEIAQEPPFTPNVEVRQVGPRKFWASITRPRDFKKGQKLPVIVEVYGGPTTTVVYQSMAAHLMAQWMADQGFLVVKFDGRGTPLRGAAWEREVRYDFAGVTIEDQAAAIQELAKELPEVDLNRVGISGWSFGGYMSALAVLKRPDVFKAAVAGAPVVDWLDYDTHYTERYLGIPQEHPEAYEKSSLLTYAKQDKPMGKLLLIHGTADDNVYFFHTLKLSDALFRAGKPHDLLPLSGLTHMVPDPVVTERQWERVMDHFKRNL; from the coding sequence ATGCGCCAGGTCCTCACCGCAGCGCTCTTCTTCGCGAGCACCCCCGTCTTCGCCCAGGAGCTGAAGCCCCCACCCATGTCCCAGACGCAGCGCAAGTCAGACCCCTTCCTGCGCCAGTTCTCCGAGACGCGTCGCTTCATGAGCGGCCGCCCCACGGGCGTGCGCATCGCCCCCGACGAGAAGTCCGTCTTCTTCCTGCGCACCAGCCCCACCTCCAACGTCCAGATGCTCTACGCGTTCGACGTGGAGTCCGGGCAGGCGAAGGAGCTGCTCACCCCCGAGGCCATCCTCAAGGGCGCGGAGGAGACGCTCACCCCCGAGGAGAAGGCCCGCCGTGAGCGCATGCGCGTCAGCGCCCGGGGCTTCACTGGCTATCAATTCTCCGAGGACGGCACCCGCCTCCTCGTCCCCCTGTCCGGCCGCCTCTACGTGGTGGAGCGCGCCAGCGGCAAGGTGACGGAGCTGAAGACGGGCCCCGGGACGCTGGACCCCAAGTTCTCCCCGGACGGCAAGCAGGTGGGCTACGTGCGCGAGCACGACGTCTACCGCATCGACATCGCCACCAATAAGGAGGTGCGCGTCACCCAGGGCGGCACCGCCGCGAAGACGCACGGCCTGGCCGAGTTCGTCGCCCAGGAGGAGATGAGCCGCTTCTCCGGCTACTGGTGGGGCCCGGACGCGAAGGCCTTCGCCTACACCGAGTCCGACACCTCCGGCGTGGAGAAGCTCACCATCGTCGACGTCATGCACCCCGAGAAGGGCGGCGAGGACTTCGCGTACCCGCGCCCGGGCAAGGCCAACGCCAAGGTGCGGCTGGGCGTCATCCCCGCCGCTGGCGGCAAGACGACGTGGGTGAGCTGGGACGCGGAGAAGTACCCGTACCTCGCCACCGTGGCGTGGCCCAAGGCCGGCCCGCTCAGCATCCTCGTGCAGAACCGCACCCAGACGGAGCAGAAGCTCCTCGCGGTGGACCCGAAGAACGGCAAGACGCGCGAGCTGCTCACCGAGAAGGACGACGCCTGGCTCAACCTGGAGCAGGACTTCCCGCTGTGGCTGGAGGATGGCAGCGGCTTCCTCTGGTACACCGAGCGCAACGGCGGCCCCGAGGTGGAGCTGCGCAAGGCGGATGGCTCGCTGGAGCGCAGCCTGGTGAAGCCGGACGCGGGCTACCGGATGCTGGCGCGCTTCGTCCAGAAGGACCGCACCCTCTACTTCAACGGCGGCCCCACGCCTCCGGAGAGCTACCTGTGGCGCGTGAAGGACGGCGGCGCCCCGGAGAAGGTCTCCAGCGGCGCCACCGGTCCCGGCGTCGAGGGGGGCTCCGTCTCCAAGAATGGCGGGCTGGTGGTGCTCAACGCCTCGGGCCCCAAGTCGATGACGAAAATCAGCGTGCTGCGCGGGGACGGCACCCGCGTGGGCGAGCTGCCTGAAATCGCCCAGGAGCCGCCCTTCACGCCCAACGTGGAGGTGCGCCAGGTGGGCCCCCGGAAGTTCTGGGCCTCCATCACCCGCCCGCGCGACTTCAAGAAGGGCCAGAAGCTGCCCGTCATCGTCGAGGTGTACGGCGGCCCCACCACCACCGTCGTCTACCAGAGCATGGCCGCCCACCTGATGGCGCAGTGGATGGCGGACCAGGGCTTCCTCGTCGTGAAGTTCGACGGCCGCGGCACCCCGCTGCGCGGCGCCGCCTGGGAGCGCGAGGTGCGGTACGACTTCGCAGGCGTCACCATTGAAGACCAGGCCGCCGCCATCCAGGAGCTGGCGAAGGAGCTGCCCGAAGTCGACCTCAACCGCGTGGGCATCTCCGGCTGGAGCTTCGGCGGCTACATGTCCGCCCTGGCCGTCCTCAAGCGCCCGGACGTCTTCAAGGCCGCGGTGGCCGGCGCCCCGGTGGTGGACTGGCTCGACTACGACACCCACTACACCGAGCGCTACCTGGGCATCCCCCAGGAGCACCCCGAGGCGTACGAGAAGAGCTCGCTGCTCACCTACGCGAAGCAGGACAAGCCCATGGGCAAGCTGCTGCTCATCCACGGCACCGCCGACGACAACGTCTACTTCTTCCACACGCTCAAGCTGTCGGACGCGCTCTTCCGCGCCGGCAAGCCGCATGACTTGCTGCCCCTGAGCGGCCTGACGCACATGGTGCCGGACCCCGTCGTCACCGAGCGCCAGTGGGAGCGCGTCATGGACCACTTCAAGCGCAACCTGTAG
- a CDS encoding cold-shock protein, giving the protein MATGTVKWFNDAKGFGFITQDGGGEDVFCHHSAINMDGFRTLAEGQKVEFEVTRGPKGLQAQNVRAAG; this is encoded by the coding sequence ATGGCAACCGGTACCGTGAAGTGGTTCAACGACGCGAAGGGCTTCGGTTTCATCACCCAGGACGGCGGCGGTGAGGACGTGTTCTGCCACCACTCCGCCATCAACATGGATGGCTTCCGCACCCTGGCCGAGGGCCAGAAGGTGGAGTTCGAGGTCACCCGCGGCCCCAAGGGCCTGCAGGCGCAGAACGTCCGCGCCGCGGGGTAA
- the odhB gene encoding 2-oxoglutarate dehydrogenase complex dihydrolipoyllysine-residue succinyltransferase yields MAVELKVPPLGESITEAVVGKWNKKMGDAVSADEPLVVLETDKVTIDVPAPAAGSLSSISFKEGDKVRVGEVLGLIDASGAGASAAKPAAAAAPAPVQAPAPAAAAPAGAAVDARMTPTARKVAEENQVDLTQVKGSGSGGRITKDDVLGQLNRPATPAQAPAAPAMPSGPRPNAAREERVRMTPLRKRVAERLIQAQSTAAMLTTFNEVDMGEVMALRKKYNEKFQAKHGVKLGFMSFFIRAAVEALKAFPQINAEIDGEDVIFKHYYDIGVAVSGSRGLVVPVVRNADKLGLADLEKTVGELGTRARSDKLGLADLQGGTFTITNGGIFGSMLSTPILNPPQTGILGMHNIVDRPVARDGQVVIRPIMFVALTYDHRLVDGREAVQFLVRIKECIEDPERLLLEV; encoded by the coding sequence ATGGCCGTTGAACTGAAAGTGCCCCCCCTGGGCGAGTCCATCACCGAGGCCGTCGTCGGAAAGTGGAACAAGAAGATGGGTGACGCGGTCTCCGCGGACGAGCCGCTCGTCGTCCTGGAGACGGACAAGGTCACCATCGACGTGCCCGCTCCCGCCGCCGGCTCCCTGTCCAGCATCTCCTTCAAGGAGGGCGACAAGGTCCGCGTGGGCGAGGTGCTGGGACTCATCGACGCCTCGGGTGCCGGGGCCTCGGCCGCGAAGCCCGCGGCCGCCGCCGCGCCCGCTCCGGTGCAGGCGCCCGCTCCCGCCGCCGCGGCTCCCGCCGGGGCAGCGGTGGACGCGCGCATGACGCCCACCGCGCGCAAGGTGGCCGAGGAGAACCAGGTCGACCTCACCCAGGTGAAGGGCAGCGGCTCCGGTGGCCGCATCACCAAGGACGACGTGCTCGGTCAGCTCAACCGTCCGGCCACGCCCGCGCAGGCGCCGGCCGCTCCGGCCATGCCGTCCGGGCCGCGCCCCAACGCCGCGCGCGAGGAGCGCGTGCGCATGACGCCGCTGCGCAAGCGCGTGGCCGAGCGCCTCATCCAGGCGCAGTCCACCGCCGCCATGCTCACCACCTTCAACGAGGTGGACATGGGCGAGGTGATGGCCCTGCGCAAGAAGTACAACGAGAAGTTCCAGGCGAAGCACGGCGTGAAGCTGGGCTTCATGAGCTTCTTCATCCGCGCCGCCGTCGAGGCCCTCAAGGCCTTCCCGCAAATCAACGCGGAGATTGACGGCGAGGACGTCATCTTCAAGCACTACTACGACATCGGCGTGGCGGTGAGCGGCAGCCGCGGCCTGGTGGTGCCGGTGGTGCGCAACGCGGACAAGCTGGGGCTGGCGGACCTGGAGAAGACGGTCGGCGAGCTCGGCACCCGCGCCCGCAGCGACAAGCTGGGCCTGGCGGACCTGCAGGGCGGCACCTTCACCATTACCAACGGCGGCATCTTCGGCTCCATGCTGTCCACGCCCATCCTCAACCCGCCGCAGACGGGCATCCTGGGCATGCACAACATCGTCGACCGGCCGGTGGCGCGCGACGGTCAGGTCGTCATCCGCCCCATCATGTTCGTCGCCCTCACGTACGACCACCGCCTGGTGGACGGCCGCGAGGCGGTGCAGTTCCTCGTGCGCATCAAGGAGTGCATCGAGGACCCCGAGCGGCTGCTCCTCGAGGTCTGA
- a CDS encoding 2-oxoglutarate dehydrogenase E1 component — protein MANFQDTFLSGANIDFIEGLYARYLEDPASVDVSWREVFERNDGAGRPIFSTKLLEAAAAPVAPAPGKANGKAAAVAQNVAQAPAAAAAPATDVLVLQSKVDQTITAFRLRGHLRAKLDPLGRPRPPLDHVADVGMVDDSHFSAREREQAVECNNVFPEQRVRLGDLLGRLHRTYTGSVGVEFMQMLDSGRRRWLMQRMEHTENSTDFSVEDQRHILTQLSYAEGFEHFLHTKYVGAKRFSLDGGESLIPMLDALAEVGSSMGLKEIVIGMAHRGRLNVLTNILGKKPDQIFSEFDGPKDPKAYLGRGDVKYHMGFSSDRTTRQGKSVHLSLAFNPSHLEAVNPVVEGRVRAKQDRGGDTGRTGVMPLLIHGDAAFIGQGVVPETLNLSGLKGYTTGGTVHVVINNQVGFTTDPHDSRSSIYATAIAQLLDIPIFHVNGDDPEACVHVARLATEFRQTFKSDVVIDLICYRRYGHNEGDEPSFTQPAMYDIIRKHPTVRTRYAAALAEKGRISAEESETIKQRCQQDFDAALTRARQESQFKEPNALEGLWKPYQGGSLKSAPQVSTAVAKDTLCEALKRLSTLPEGFNIHRDVERTVIKKRLGMLESGELQWSEGESLAYATLLAEGYNVRLTGQDSERGTFSHRHAVLHDIQTGEEFVPLRQFVTGKGGFHIHNSPLSEMGVLGFEYGYSLDVPDGLTAWEAQFGDFVNGAQIIIDQFIAAAESKWRRLSGITLLLPHGYEGQGPEHSSARLERFLDLCAEDNIQVCYPTTPAQIFHLLRRQVIRPVRKPLVIMSPKSVLRRPEATSKLEELATGTFQEVILDKVAPAGVTRLILCSGKVYYDLVKARDERKDDSIAIVRLEQLYPFPFDELAGLVAKMPKLAELFWVQEEPRNAGGWHFMFPRLHDLASTRSQQPLKLGYIGRAEAASPATGFPKTHEYEQQLIIEEAIFRGTKNGR, from the coding sequence ATGGCGAATTTCCAGGACACGTTCCTTTCCGGCGCCAACATCGACTTCATCGAAGGGCTCTACGCCCGCTATCTCGAGGATCCCGCCAGCGTGGATGTGAGCTGGCGCGAGGTCTTCGAGCGCAATGACGGCGCCGGCAGACCCATCTTCAGCACGAAGCTGCTGGAGGCGGCCGCGGCCCCGGTGGCCCCCGCCCCTGGCAAGGCGAATGGCAAGGCCGCCGCCGTCGCCCAGAATGTCGCACAGGCCCCCGCCGCCGCCGCCGCGCCGGCCACCGACGTGCTGGTGCTGCAGTCGAAGGTGGACCAGACCATCACCGCCTTCCGCCTGCGCGGCCACCTGCGCGCGAAGCTGGATCCGCTGGGCCGCCCGCGCCCCCCGTTGGACCACGTGGCGGACGTGGGCATGGTGGACGACAGCCACTTCTCCGCGCGCGAGCGCGAGCAGGCGGTGGAGTGCAACAACGTCTTCCCCGAGCAGCGCGTGCGCCTGGGAGACCTGCTCGGCCGGCTGCACCGCACGTACACCGGCAGCGTCGGCGTGGAGTTCATGCAGATGCTCGACAGCGGCCGGCGCCGCTGGCTGATGCAGCGCATGGAGCACACCGAGAACAGCACGGACTTCTCGGTGGAGGACCAGCGCCACATCCTCACCCAGCTGTCCTACGCGGAGGGCTTCGAGCACTTCCTCCACACCAAGTACGTGGGCGCCAAGCGCTTCAGCCTCGACGGCGGCGAGTCGCTCATCCCCATGCTGGACGCGCTCGCCGAGGTCGGCAGCAGCATGGGCCTGAAGGAAATCGTCATCGGCATGGCCCACCGCGGCCGCCTCAACGTGCTGACGAACATCCTGGGCAAGAAGCCGGATCAGATCTTCAGCGAGTTCGACGGCCCGAAGGACCCGAAGGCCTACCTGGGCCGCGGCGACGTGAAGTACCACATGGGTTTCTCGTCGGACCGCACCACGCGCCAGGGCAAGAGCGTGCACCTGTCGCTGGCCTTCAACCCCAGCCACCTGGAGGCCGTCAATCCGGTGGTGGAGGGCCGCGTGCGCGCCAAGCAGGACCGCGGCGGTGACACCGGGCGCACCGGCGTCATGCCCCTGCTCATCCACGGCGACGCCGCCTTCATCGGCCAGGGCGTGGTGCCCGAGACGCTCAACCTGTCCGGCCTCAAGGGCTACACCACCGGCGGCACCGTCCACGTCGTCATCAACAACCAGGTCGGCTTCACCACCGACCCGCACGACTCGCGCTCGTCCATCTACGCCACGGCGATTGCGCAGCTGCTGGACATCCCCATCTTCCACGTGAATGGGGACGACCCGGAGGCCTGCGTCCACGTGGCGCGCCTGGCCACCGAGTTCCGGCAGACCTTCAAGAGCGACGTCGTCATCGACCTCATCTGCTACCGCCGCTACGGCCACAACGAGGGCGACGAGCCCTCGTTCACCCAGCCGGCGATGTACGACATCATCCGCAAGCACCCCACGGTGCGCACGCGCTACGCCGCCGCGCTGGCGGAGAAGGGCCGCATCTCCGCGGAGGAGTCCGAGACCATCAAGCAGCGCTGCCAGCAGGACTTCGACGCGGCGCTCACCCGCGCGCGCCAGGAGAGCCAGTTCAAGGAGCCCAACGCGCTGGAGGGCCTGTGGAAGCCGTACCAGGGCGGCTCGCTGAAGAGCGCGCCCCAGGTGTCCACGGCGGTGGCGAAGGACACGCTGTGCGAGGCCCTGAAGCGGCTGTCCACGCTGCCGGAGGGGTTCAACATCCACCGCGACGTGGAGCGCACCGTCATCAAGAAGCGCCTGGGCATGCTGGAGAGCGGCGAGCTCCAGTGGAGCGAGGGCGAGTCGCTGGCCTACGCCACCCTGCTGGCCGAGGGCTACAACGTCCGCCTCACCGGCCAGGACAGCGAGCGCGGCACCTTCAGCCACCGCCACGCGGTGCTGCACGACATCCAGACGGGTGAGGAGTTCGTGCCCCTGCGGCAGTTCGTCACCGGCAAGGGCGGCTTCCACATCCACAACAGCCCCCTGTCGGAGATGGGCGTGCTGGGCTTCGAGTACGGCTACAGCCTGGACGTGCCGGACGGCCTGACGGCGTGGGAGGCCCAGTTCGGCGACTTCGTCAACGGCGCTCAAATCATCATCGACCAGTTCATCGCCGCGGCGGAGAGCAAGTGGCGCCGGCTCAGCGGAATCACGCTGCTGCTGCCGCACGGCTACGAGGGCCAGGGCCCGGAGCACTCCAGCGCGCGCCTGGAGCGCTTCCTGGACCTGTGCGCCGAGGACAACATCCAGGTCTGCTACCCCACCACGCCCGCGCAGATCTTCCACCTGCTGCGCCGCCAGGTGATTCGGCCCGTGCGCAAGCCGCTGGTCATCATGTCGCCCAAGAGCGTGCTGCGCCGTCCGGAGGCCACCAGCAAGCTGGAGGAATTGGCCACGGGCACCTTCCAGGAGGTCATCCTGGACAAGGTGGCGCCGGCCGGCGTGACGCGGCTGATTCTGTGCAGCGGCAAGGTGTACTACGACCTGGTGAAGGCACGGGACGAGCGCAAGGACGACAGCATCGCCATCGTCCGGCTGGAGCAGCTCTACCCGTTCCCCTTCGACGAGCTGGCGGGCCTCGTGGCGAAGATGCCGAAGCTCGCGGAGCTCTTCTGGGTGCAGGAGGAGCCGCGCAACGCGGGCGGCTGGCACTTCATGTTCCCCCGCCTGCACGACCTGGCATCCACGCGCTCGCAACAGCCGCTGAAGTTGGGCTACATCGGGCGCGCGGAAGCCGCCAGCCCTGCCACCGGCTTCCCCAAGACTCACGAATACGAGCAGCAGCTCATCATCGAGGAAGCCATCTTCCGAGGGACCAAGAATGGCCGTTGA
- the fabI gene encoding enoyl-ACP reductase FabI, which translates to MLLQGKKLLITGVLTPQSLAYGIAEHALEQGADILLTGFGRAKSLTERSAKRLKPGLEVLELDVSNPAHFPALTEALRQRWDRVDGVLHSIAYAPEDALGGNFLNTPWESVQTAFRISTFSLKELSVACLPLMTKGGSIVTLDFDNRVAWPIYDWMGVCKAALEATVRYLARDLGPKGIRVNALAAGPLATIAAKGIPGFKSLEQGWSRQAPLGWSSKDSHDMVARTACALLSDWLPSTTGEMVHVDGGYHAIGAPPVDPSADAAEPPASASKQATE; encoded by the coding sequence ATGCTGCTCCAGGGCAAGAAGCTGCTCATCACCGGGGTGCTGACGCCCCAGTCCCTCGCCTACGGCATCGCCGAACACGCGCTGGAACAGGGCGCGGACATCCTCCTCACCGGGTTCGGCCGCGCGAAGTCGCTCACCGAGCGCAGCGCGAAGCGCCTGAAGCCCGGCCTGGAGGTGCTGGAGCTGGACGTCAGCAATCCCGCCCACTTCCCCGCGCTGACCGAGGCCCTGCGCCAGCGGTGGGACCGGGTGGATGGCGTCCTGCACTCCATCGCCTACGCCCCCGAGGACGCGCTCGGCGGCAACTTCCTCAACACCCCCTGGGAGAGCGTGCAGACGGCCTTCCGCATCTCCACCTTCTCCCTCAAGGAGCTGTCGGTGGCGTGTCTGCCTTTGATGACGAAGGGCGGCTCCATCGTCACGCTGGACTTCGACAACCGCGTCGCCTGGCCCATCTACGACTGGATGGGGGTGTGCAAGGCCGCCCTGGAGGCCACGGTGCGCTACCTCGCCCGTGACCTGGGCCCCAAGGGCATCCGCGTCAACGCGCTGGCGGCGGGCCCCCTGGCCACCATCGCCGCCAAGGGCATTCCGGGCTTCAAGTCGCTGGAGCAGGGCTGGAGCCGGCAGGCGCCGCTGGGCTGGAGCTCCAAGGACAGCCACGACATGGTGGCTCGCACCGCCTGCGCCCTCCTGTCCGACTGGCTGCCTTCCACCACGGGCGAAATGGTGCACGTGGACGGCGGCTACCACGCCATTGGCGCGCCGCCCGTGGACCCCTCGGCCGACGCCGCGGAGCCGCCCGCCAGCGCCTCGAAGCAGGCAACCGAGTAG
- a CDS encoding response regulator, with translation MTTHSTNVLLVDDSPTVRNIVKIYLMNLKVSTVEADDATRALQILRLVPVSLVIADINMPGMDGITFVREVRASAMPQVRSVPILLLTAEKNADLRQKGTEAGANAFIQKPVSHHELTETVRQFLSKA, from the coding sequence GTGACGACCCACAGCACCAACGTCTTGCTGGTGGATGACAGCCCGACGGTCCGCAACATCGTCAAGATCTACCTGATGAACCTCAAGGTCTCGACCGTCGAAGCGGACGATGCGACCCGGGCGCTCCAGATCCTCCGGCTCGTTCCCGTGAGCCTCGTCATCGCCGACATCAACATGCCCGGCATGGACGGCATCACCTTCGTGCGGGAGGTGCGCGCCAGCGCGATGCCCCAGGTGCGCTCGGTCCCCATCCTGCTGCTGACGGCGGAGAAGAACGCGGACCTGCGCCAGAAGGGCACCGAGGCCGGCGCCAACGCCTTCATCCAGAAGCCCGTGTCCCACCACGAATTGACGGAAACCGTCCGTCAGTTCCTCTCCAAGGCCTGA
- a CDS encoding response regulator: MSLPSLLLVDDSDAILALERAILSGHYTIHTASNGREALEKVGRLHPEAVLLDLSMPEMDGDEVLQRMKADPATAHIPVIIISSEKSRAEACLGLGAEAFLPKPFRADELLHTVGESMASARRRARTGSLLVLRVTVGELEFAIPLDAVREVLLHPATRPLPTGPAYLREYVEVRGNALCVLDVARRLGVEHKQVLVERMLVVIQVEGVALALAVDTVKDPEEYAAADVDRRERVGGADHGPLREGLIGMLRAGGRALPILDPKVFIARGLLRELPSMLEAAEARRTA; the protein is encoded by the coding sequence GTGAGCCTGCCGTCCCTGCTGCTCGTCGACGACAGCGACGCGATTCTCGCGCTGGAGCGCGCAATCCTCTCCGGCCACTACACCATCCACACGGCCAGCAATGGCCGCGAGGCGCTGGAGAAGGTGGGCCGGCTGCACCCGGAGGCGGTGCTGCTGGACCTGTCCATGCCGGAGATGGACGGCGACGAGGTCCTCCAGCGGATGAAGGCGGACCCGGCCACCGCGCACATCCCCGTCATCATCATCTCCTCGGAGAAGTCGCGCGCCGAGGCGTGCCTGGGGCTGGGCGCCGAGGCCTTCCTGCCCAAGCCCTTCCGCGCGGACGAACTGCTGCACACCGTGGGCGAGTCGATGGCCAGCGCGCGGCGCCGGGCCCGGACGGGCTCGCTGCTGGTGCTGCGCGTGACGGTGGGCGAGCTGGAGTTCGCCATTCCCCTGGATGCCGTGCGCGAGGTGCTGCTGCACCCGGCGACGCGGCCGCTGCCCACGGGCCCCGCCTACCTGCGGGAGTACGTGGAGGTGCGGGGCAACGCGCTGTGCGTGCTGGACGTGGCGCGCCGCCTGGGCGTGGAGCACAAGCAGGTGCTCGTCGAGCGCATGCTGGTGGTCATCCAGGTGGAAGGCGTGGCGCTGGCGCTGGCCGTGGACACGGTGAAGGACCCGGAGGAGTACGCCGCGGCCGACGTGGACCGGCGCGAGCGCGTGGGCGGGGCCGACCATGGCCCGCTGCGCGAGGGGCTCATCGGCATGCTGCGGGCCGGCGGCCGCGCGCTGCCCATCCTCGACCCGAAGGTGTTCATCGCTCGCGGGCTGCTGCGGGAGCTGCCCTCCATGCTCGAGGCCGCGGAGGCCAGGCGGACCGCATGA
- a CDS encoding CheR family methyltransferase: protein MSGGELDPRLLTRAREVVAAITGFRTDAIATEAMERVMRAELTRGRSAGDLLSELVHPVSTLSSTLVRAILVGETYFFRQPEHFRFIAQVGVPAALRRDALALRAWSAGCATGEEAYSLAACLQASLPHGFPVEVLGTDLSEASLEAARRATYGTWSRRESAPRLFPLYVESGEREVTILPVVRRVTSFAQANLLAPLPERFGRFDFILCRNVLTYFTPAARDAAITLLSRTLNPGGLLFLGAVEVDRVPSGMVREGPPELQAFRLLAPGESAKPPSRQRAANEDVRASVPARRPVAPPAPVAARVVAAPPPVPSRLHLNALERIEEGDEAGAMAVLEALVRQSPDYLPGLLELALLRERSGSREAAVPLMRTLRSRAERLPPDQLVDGPEALPARFYQASADAYLNQGPLE from the coding sequence ATGAGCGGCGGAGAGCTCGACCCGCGGCTGCTCACCCGCGCGCGGGAGGTGGTGGCCGCCATCACCGGCTTTCGCACCGACGCCATCGCCACCGAGGCGATGGAGCGCGTCATGCGGGCGGAGCTCACGCGCGGGCGCTCCGCGGGAGATCTGCTGAGCGAGCTGGTGCACCCGGTGTCCACCCTGTCCAGCACGCTGGTGCGCGCCATCCTGGTGGGGGAGACGTACTTCTTCCGCCAGCCGGAGCACTTCCGCTTCATCGCCCAGGTGGGCGTGCCCGCGGCGCTGCGCCGGGACGCCCTGGCCCTGCGCGCCTGGAGCGCGGGGTGCGCCACGGGCGAGGAGGCCTACTCGCTGGCCGCGTGCCTTCAGGCGTCGCTCCCCCACGGCTTCCCGGTGGAGGTGCTGGGCACGGACCTCAGTGAGGCCAGCCTGGAGGCGGCCCGCCGCGCCACCTACGGCACCTGGTCCCGCCGCGAGTCCGCGCCCCGGCTCTTCCCCCTGTACGTGGAGAGCGGTGAGCGCGAGGTCACCATCCTTCCCGTCGTCCGTCGCGTCACCTCCTTCGCCCAGGCCAACCTGCTGGCGCCGCTGCCCGAGCGGTTCGGCCGCTTCGACTTCATCCTCTGCCGCAACGTGCTCACCTACTTCACTCCCGCCGCGCGTGACGCGGCCATTACGCTGCTGTCGCGCACGCTCAACCCGGGCGGGCTGCTCTTCCTGGGTGCCGTGGAGGTGGACCGCGTCCCCTCCGGCATGGTGCGCGAGGGGCCTCCGGAGCTGCAGGCCTTCCGCCTCCTCGCCCCGGGCGAGTCCGCCAAGCCGCCCTCGCGCCAGCGCGCCGCCAACGAGGACGTTCGTGCCTCCGTGCCGGCCCGTCGCCCGGTGGCGCCGCCCGCGCCCGTCGCGGCCCGCGTCGTCGCCGCGCCGCCGCCCGTGCCCTCGCGGCTCCACCTGAATGCGCTGGAGCGCATCGAGGAGGGGGACGAGGCGGGCGCCATGGCCGTGCTGGAGGCGCTGGTCCGCCAGTCGCCAGACTATCTGCCGGGGCTGCTGGAGCTGGCCCTGCTGCGGGAGCGCTCCGGGTCTCGCGAGGCGGCCGTGCCGCTGATGCGGACCCTGCGCTCTCGCGCCGAGCGCCTCCCGCCCGACCAATTGGTGGACGGGCCCGAGGCGCTGCCGGCGCGTTTCTACCAGGCGTCCGCTGACGCCTACCTCAATCAGGGGCCGCTCGAATGA